The window TTgcttgtgttggttatattggactttTAGAAcgacttttatgattactttgtattttagttagatgattggtttgagaattagctcATTTAGCTATGTTTTAGAACTGGTAACCTCTTTGCTTAAGTTTTTGAATTGAGTTTTAAGTTTCTTGAGAATTAAACCTTGTAATGACCCTATTTACTTAGTCAATGAAAAGTCGAGTTGTTACAATATGATTCTCATGGTTTTCTTCAATTGGCTAAACAACCTCTCAATCACCTTTGGGTTCCTTggtcaaatattaaactttgcCCTTAATTTTTATTCTAACTAAATTCAACAACTATTTGATACTTttcctaaattttattttattcggaGGTAGATCAGAGGATTCCTATAGTTTAAGGAAAAAAAtgatttaattctttttatagATATCAATGATCGAACTTTTGTCACAacggtgaaaaaaaaaataccttcgACCACTACTACCCCATGTTACTTTGAGAATTGAATAACAaagaatttttaatttcaaaattttttgattatctTTTTGGTttatgattgtgtgttgtaatttattgtttttttcttataattaagaCCTTAAGAATATTCATTTGAACACACAGATATGTAAGTATACATGTGCGAACAAACTACAAAGAGTAAATTGCATGTTTAAATGAAAAACAATTGATcaagtttcaatttttttagcatcttttaataaaattgtCAAATATATTCAACACATTACTCCAAATTGTATGTTGAATTTTATCGTTCCATATTTCAATTCTAAGAACTAATTTCAATTCAACTTAAAATCTAAATTTTTACTGCTTTCATGAATATATTCTAGTTGAATTATGTCGATTCCCAACACTTTCTCTAATTCTTTTTAAcacatttcttattttttctcaCTTTTAATCATATTTACACACTATAATTATCATcaaaagtatataaatatataactaacaaaatttaataaaaagattaattaaatGATAATCAAAGTAACACCCCAAGATTAAAAGTATGATTTGAAAtgattaacaaacaaaatcatagaaatttgtCTCCTAATCCCTAATCAAGCTGGGTGGTGGGGTGGTCCTAGGAAAATTGATAGAGTAGAGAATCAAGTGGGTGTACTTAGTCCATTAAAAGAGGGATTATGGCATCTCCCACTTTCAATGGCAAAGAAAATATGCTTCTCAAAGTCATTGATCGTTCTTTTTACCTTTACCTATTTTTAGTCATATTTTGGTCCAACTAGCCAACTATATTACTACTTCAATCATAAAACTTTAAACATTCTTCAAAATCACCTTGCTAACTTAAACTTCATCTATATCACTACTTATATTACTTCAATTTATACTCATTCACTATAAACCTCTAAAATTTCTTCTATATCGAAATCTCTCCGTGTTAAGGTCAGACCAGTTAAATCAAAATTGTAAGTTGATGATTGAGATTTTATCCACATATGAAGTATTAATATTTCACACAGTAAAATTGTTGAGCACTCAAGTTTGACTAAcgattattttcttatttaacaTCTGCAATTTTTGATAGTTTGTCCATGTTAGATGGCGCCAAAGAGTTATAgctctttaattttaatttataccatattttcaattttaagtgGCGTCAATTAATAGCATTAACATCACTTTGTATCTACTTCTGAAAATGTTCacctaaattattaaatttctacattattatcaaaaaaattattatacatCCAAATCATGCATAAATATGAGGTGTATTATAGAAATAGTGAGATGTGTACGTGAAACTAAAAGAAAACGTAGTAGCCTAGTCCTATAATTCTAGAGAAGGACTTCATTCGATGGAGATATATGGATTAATTACTGTACATATATTAAGTATATTTGTTTTTACTAAATGTGACGATAgcatttataatattattgttcTCTAATCGCTAAACTCCAATAATTACACTTATAATAAGGTTTGATGGGATGccctattttgttttttaacgAAAGTCACTTTAGCTCAACTACGACGTAGtctccataaaagaaaatgataatactATTTTACAATGCCTGTATTTTATATACACTTATTAATTAATGGTATACACTAATTATTTTTGTCACATAACCATTTACTTATCCTTAATGTATGATGGTATGAATTATGGACTCATCATCATTTTACACGGTGTATTTCGCTCATGATCAAATTTTATAGAGTTATGAAAGACAGCAACCCATATTCATAAAGGAGGATGCGGTTAAGTGTCCATCGACTCGACAAAGACTTTTTGGTGGAAAGATTCCTACAACGAGAGAAAAAGACTAAAGTTTAATCCGCAAGCCTACACTTTACAACATTATCTGTACAATACATAAATGATCACAAATTATGGATTATGATttgataattataattatatgtaaGACTAATTGAGTTTAGTTCAGTTTAATTATTGTATCCatcatctattttatttttatattgttattactTCTTCAATATCATTTCATCTGACTACTTGGCTAGAATATACATACAATAATGTTGTACGTACGTGAAATTGTTGTAAGCTTATTAGTAATTTTCTTCATTATTGATCCCGTCTCTACTGTATATTTTTGTGGCctatttatttagtttgatCCATATACGGTTTTTTATTTAACATTACTGCTATTGCTTTATATTTACcgaactttttatatttttatttccaCACTATATTTATGCGTGCACTTATACATTAAAACTACCCTAACTCGTAAATGAAATTACAAAGAAtaatttgtaagaaaaattttagttagatatttatttaattgctactattaaataaaagaaaatcagaCATCGGgccattaattaattattttgaagattactaaaaataaaaagttggaTGTCCACACACCGTGTCAGTGGTATGATTGTATGATTGTATGGTTTCTCATTGCAAACAACCTCTATGAAAAGGAATAGTTGATGACTTGTTAATATATAGTGGGCATCCATGCACATGACAatttatttatatcaataaaTTTGACTAATTATGTAACTCATAAATTGGAAACCTATAGCTAAGGTTTCGTTCTGTATTATTGtgattttaaacttttgatattttgatttttaaagttaattatatgatatatatcctattatatatataaaattagtcAAAGTTTTTGAAAACATATTAATTgtgaaaactaaaaactaagaagcgaaaatcaatttttctgattttttattttcggttttttgttttcaaaaattAACGAAAACCTTTTTACATGCATTACAGAGAAAGGATCCCTATGTCTAAAAAATGAAACTTTAGATAAATTCCCAAATCTAAAATAGTTTTTGTTTAAAGCATGAATTTTTAGATCTTGAGAAAATATATCTTCCTCTATATTTTTGtctactttaatttttttttcacgtGTTTCAACGTAAATTTtaagctttaatatctctaaattcgcatgttaataataaaaaaattatgtattaagacgaatccaacaagattccacatgaatatattttatctaagTATATCAACTTCTAATTcttcatattattttttgttatataaatagttaaaaatgtttttttttttttttgatttcttttgcagGCTTTTCCTTTGCATGGACCTCATATGTCAAACGATACTCTAGCTGAGAGGCTCCTTCGATCGTGACCTCCTCGTGATAAGGGTATTGGTCTTCCTAAAGCCTTCTTTTCTACCCTACCCATATTCTGCCTTGAGCGAGATTCATTGGGATGTTGATAATGATGATATTAGAAGTAATTAAAATacttagtttttataattttttaaaaaataagttagaGAACGCATAAAATTATAAAGATTACTAATTGTCATATAGGAGTAAAACAAGAACCTAAATCTAAAGGACAAAAGTGAGCTCTTGCTCTTGTACTAGAGTATTAATAATCATACACCTTCGCTTTGGTATGCTTTATTACTAGTACTATAAACTAAAAGTAGATCATGATGCAAAGCAAATATTTCATCAAACAACTACTTCATTCAAACAATTAATAAATCTTGAATCAAAGATCAAAGGAATAtgcccttatttatttaataccttaattaattattataccATTGATATTGAGGATACACAAGGACCACTTCCAATTAAAaactctaattttttaaaaactattttctatttttgtgaaaaataattttaaaagaaaaagttaaGAAAATGAGTTAGAGTGTTTGAAACCAACTTAAGGGAAAAGTGTGTCCCTTTCTCAAAAAAGGGTGGGAGAGAAAGAAAAGCACAAACCCCACCAAAATTGTGTcatatttcaagtacatgaagTTAACAATTTTCATGACCTTGTCAACTTGTGAAACCAAAATAGGTCCCCTCTAAGATGATACAACTATATGAACATTGAACCACCCTCCATCTCTCCATTCTCCTAAAAATGAACACTTAATTTATACCAATTggctcttttctcttttctttagGGATTGAATTTGAAGTCCCCCACATAAATTGTTTGTGtctattttttatctttattccCCTTGTCTACCTTTTCAATTCATTGGTTTTGTATGTACTCTTTTGAGATTTTGTTTCTAGTTCTACTACTCATCTTTGATTCCATTGTTTGATGCTCCAATTCTCTTGTTTTGCTTAGAATATGTCCAACTTAAATGATATTTATTATCTATATAAAATACTAACATGATCTTAAGTGtaattcattcttaattttgGTATCAGTTAAGTACAATTTATAGAAGGAACTGATTTTAATTAGATACTTAAACTTAAAGTTTTTACTCtagattttttttgaaaactatAAGCTATTCTGTTTTTTTTATACTCACAGCAAAATCTAAATTTCATGTACGAAGGTAATGAACTCAACgttgttttttttatgataatcAGTTCATCTTATGTTATtagttgattaattttaaattagtgaGTTATACTATTTACTATCTTATTTAGATTAAACAAAACATGCTTTTTTTTATGCCCCTCTATATAGTCTATGTAGGACCAATTTTTGTTCATCAAACAAACACTAAATATGAGCTATTCATCATAAACTAACGTATTGATTCTAGAATAttctttaatttatctttttcctTTGCTCTAACCATCTTAATTATGCTATCTTTAATAGTAAAAGAGACATTTTTCCTTTTATCGCATTGATCAATACTTTTGTTCATGGCACTCATAAATTCTATACTTTCTCTAGTTATTACCTTTCTTATTATTTACTTTTAGTTTCATCACTTTTTTCAATccacaatatataatttttaaatatatctctttagaaaaatataatgaaacttTGTTTCTActatcaaaaatataatttagattaaactttttaaacaaCTTTCCTTTGTAAAActcataatatttaattaataaaattgtcACTAAATTAATCACATTTTACAAGCTTTGAAACTCCAAAGGAATATCTATCTTTTATTGTCCTTTATGGTTTAGTTTCAAGGGACTAAAATGCTCTAGTAGTCCACATCAAAACCTTACCTCTATCTATTTGAGCACTTATTAGACTTGCATTTTCATTACACTAGCACTACTACTAACATATATTTAGTGTCACCTAATACTTcatgttaataataatttcatccGCTATCAACATCATATCACTACAATCAATGCATTTTAAGCTCACTATTCACcttgtaaaataatttaaaagtaattaacttattgaattttatattgttatatttcatccatttcactatatttgctgcatttaactttttacgcaattcaatgtgttattttaatcatttaaatattgaattatgcacatttaaaaattataaaaacttaatattatgaaagtatgtgattagacgattcaaataagatctcacttgattatattttttcttacacattagccgcaatatataaaataagcttcaacaataaatagtgtcaataatcgTTATGTAGTgagtatttcaaaacggaggaagtatatactGCATAcatattgaaaatatataatgttaaaTTTTCGAGTTGAGAGCGTATTGACCGCAACCTAAGCCCACACTTTTGTTATCTCTCTTAATTGGGTATGATCTATTGTGTTTCTATTAACTCtccatattttaattattttttttatgtgaacAAGGTATGCCGAAgaagatgaaaatataaatattaaatagagAGAATTTTTAGATTTCATATTCCCAAAATTTTACCAATTGAATCATTGATATCCATGTTATAAAATTCACCATTAGTCCATCATATAGATAAAAATGGGAAAGTAAAATAAAAGGATCCAAAAGtgacaattataatttattgttcATGTGAAATTCacacaaaaaacataaaataagccaaaaaacaaaaaaacaagaaaaaaaaattgatccaAAAAACTTTCACCATCACTCTACAATTTCAATTATTGTCTCTAAAAAATCTAGTAAATTACAAATTTCCTTCTGTCAAAATTACcaagagtaaaaattattactgACAATTGACAAATACTAAGACAATTTTGCCAAATTCCAGCTAAAAAGGAGAGACAGAGAAGAAGGAGAGTATATTGGGGAAGCTTTAGGCAGCACTAGGCAGTTTAGTTTTTCCAATACTTGCTAACTCACTGAGTTGACTCACTACCGAGTGGCTCCTCATCATTTATCTTCTCCCTCTTGTTCAAAAAATAGTTCCTAATCCAtattttttaactaattttaaggCACCTTAGGAAAATAAAGAGAGGTAAAAATTACACTAATATTTTGTTTCAATgcgtaatttattatttaatataatataatatttaccCTTCAAAACCGGTTTGACTCCAAACTGCGTCACGAACTCGACTCATATCTCGACCCTTAAGGGTTCGACCTACGCCCTCAAAAACCGAAAATGCATTCTTTTGTCTACTCCGAGCCAAGTACTCATGGGGTGGCTCCATGACCGAGTTAGTAACTCGATCATCCTCATCCGAGTCATGCATCGACTCAACCGAGTTGACTCGGAGAATCTTACTCCAATCAGGAACGTTTACAGGAGCTGACGTAGCCACATGCCTATTTGCGCCTACCACTCGTGGGGTCCCCGTGGCACCTCCATATTGGTGCAGAATCCTACGAGATGACGGCGCCGTTTTGTCTTCAAATGCCAAGGACAATCCCCCCACGTGCTTGTCTTCCTGGCGGAACGTGACACTTGATGCCACCCTCCTTCTCTCACTCTCCACGGCGGCGCGTGGATCCCACTCGTGATGATGGTGGTTATAATTATCCGAGTTGTCGTCCACTATTGACCATACATCCTCCTCCGCAAATTCCGACACCTCGGATACGGTGCCATTTTCATGAAATCCGTATCcgtggttgtggttgtggtaGCTATGGTAGTTTCCGGTACCAAGTAACCGTTCGCTTCGGCTCGAGGTTAATCTCCGGCCTTTGgccattgatcaatgatcaccTCTTTAACTAGatgattaactaaaaataataataaatgtattaattAGGACAAAGTAGAGATGAGAGTTGAATAtagtagaaaaataaaatataagggTGAGTTTGGAAGAGAAGCAAGTATATATAGAATTTTGAAGGGTATGTAAGTATGTTATAGTTATAAGGTTAGTGGGTCCTATTGGCCATTaacattcaattttaatttgggATTTAGGGTGTATTTAGGATGAATTTGGTACCCCGGAAAAAAGTCGATTCGACCTGCTAACTCGATTTGAATTTAATTCGAAAAAGTGGTTTTGAATTGTGACTTCTaatccaattaattaaatgaattaaCCGACCTCatctgtttattaaataggTAAGGTtcaggtcaaaattttaaacatgAAACAAACTTGTTTAACCCTTTTAATTAAGCGTGTTAATTTCGAATTAAATCATTAAGTATAACctaaacttaattaatttaatttattcaatATTTAGGTTAAAATGATCTATTTATTGAATGGGTTAGGTTTAGGTTGGGTCAGGGTTGTAATTTTTGATCCAATTAAGTAAATGGGTTGGATTCTAGTCAAGAGTTTTCTAACttgtttatatatgacccgaattCAAACTCAACCTAATGCAACCTGATCTGATTAATAGGACTAAAAtttagagtttataataagtagggatggcaatgggtcgaaCTCGactcggattatacatactccgactttgctccggattttagtcgaactttttttttcagtccacctccactcggagtcggattatgcatactccaagtttgccccgactcggacctccaacggagtcggattattatcaaactttatcgttgtgatattgtactaatgatttaaagcatacgaagttaacaaaatatatttttcaaatacaatttaacaaaaaaatatgtactttgaattcaagtttaacatgagaaatttttctaatactacaatttaacaaaattttctcgcattttgatttggtCTATTTTATTTCacttgatctgatttgtcgtattttgattaattgatctaaataaaaataccaagtagtttttcgaaatcgaaaattacaattaatatGAGAGAAAGCTTtaattagtcacgtctagagttttaaagaaaacaaaatgttgggttaaaagtcaaattcaaagtcggatttccttcagggtcggaagtcgggtcggagtgtcggatttttaataaggtccaactccggtcTGTCTCTAACTCAGATTCGGATCGTGAAGTCGAAGTTGGAGtcggataaccttttcctcaaactcgaatcggattattttcctcggatcgagtcgaactagggtcggattcggactgaattgtCATCCCTAATAATAAGGgtgaacaatgaaaatgaaagtGGAGAGAGGAGGAAGGAATTAGATTCATGTCAATGGATGAAGAGGGTGGAACGGA of the Amaranthus tricolor cultivar Red isolate AtriRed21 chromosome 6, ASM2621246v1, whole genome shotgun sequence genome contains:
- the LOC130815798 gene encoding protein S40-5-like, whose amino-acid sequence is MAKGRRLTSSRSERLLGTGNYHSYHNHNHGYGFHENGTVSEVSEFAEEDVWSIVDDNSDNYNHHHHEWDPRAAVESERRRVASSVTFRQEDKHVGGLSLAFEDKTAPSSRRILHQYGGATGTPRVVGANRHVATSAPVNVPDWSKILRVNSVESMHDSDEDDRVTNSVMEPPHEYLARSRQKNAFSVFEGVGRTLKGRDMSRVRDAVWSQTGFEG